Proteins encoded in a region of the Trypanosoma brucei gambiense DAL972 chromosome 4, complete sequence genome:
- a CDS encoding ESAG11-related protein, putative has protein sequence MAYSYWKHNLFPNCICIEESTLCLPFLCFVEKNNMMSSVAGLLVICVVLCVQSEAESDGRGKALTQSDADAICSVVKELRGLRNNLTQNMLVAEKIVDNGKKIVLYYSERIEGRKILVDVLKKVMTKGKSSFGGTERLLENMGKLNDELGNTITRMNASLWTMRLPSWNLVNMSDSYAYWVKDMVESFAHAALSTLSCCLVVNGGATGDCTKNGQRGSVPRDCTTYPPQRIEGSLAEYENPLDKELTLTMGNAGNYRNHVGYGCYITTTNSSYIRGRKSLIYELSGGLFNTSENALISNFSSIGEEFQHLIGQLNANVGMISAGNTSITGQKATLDSLFLKLEEEVRSILKGRETTMELTEKLGTMKDIPWYDKESNVIDGVKTKPNLSGVTMLLFVFVVFGK, from the coding sequence ATGGCCTACTCTTACTGGAAGCACAACCTGTTCCCAAACTGCATATGCATTGAGGAATCTACACTTTGTTtacctttcctttgttttgtggagaaaaataatatgATGAGCTCTGTAGCAGGATTGCTGGTGATTTGTGTTGTCTTGTGTGTTCAAAGTGAAGCGGAGAGTGATGGCAGGGGCAAGGCACTAACTCAAAGTGATGCAGATGCCATTTGTAGTGTGGTTAAGGAGTTGAGGGGGCTGAGAAATAATTTGACGCAAAATATGTTAGTCGCAGAGAAAATAGTGGACAACGGTAAAAAAATTGTACTTTATTACAGTGAGCGtattgaaggaaggaaaatactGGTGGATGTATTAAAGAAGGTGATGACAAAAGGAAAGTCAAGTTTCGGTGGAACGGAAAGACTCCTGGAGAATATGGGGAAACTGAATGATGAATTAGGGAACACGATTACGAGGATGAATGCTTCACTGTGGACTATGAGGTTGCCATCATGGAACCTTGTGAATATGTCGGACTCGTATGCATACTGGGTGAAGGATATGGTGGAGAGTTTTGCCCACGCAGCACTTAGCACTCTAAGTTGTTGTCTTGTGGTgaatggaggagcaactggGGATTGTACGAAGAATGGTCAACGAGGAAGTGTCCCCAGAGATTGCACTACTTACCCACCACAAAGGATCGAAGGCAGCCTTGCTGAGTATGAAAATCCTCTTGATAAAGAACTCACTTTAACGATGGGAAATGCAGGAAACTACAGAAACCACGTGGGTTATGGTTGCTACATCACAACAACTAATAGTTCATACAtcagaggaagaaaatcaCTCATTTATGAGCTTTCAGGCGGACTCTTTAATACAAGCGAAAACGCACTAATTTCTAACTTTTCTTCCATTGGAGAAGAATTTCAGCACCTAATTGGTCAACTGAACGCCAACGTTGGAATGATTTCTGCAGGAAATACCTCTATAACAGGCCAAAAGGCCACACTTGATAGTTTGTTTCTGAAGCTTGAAGAGGAAGTCAGAAGTATTCtgaaagggagagaaacaACAATGGAACTTACGGAAAAATTAGGAACTATGAAAGACATTCCCTGGTATGATAAGGAGAGTAATGTGATTGATGGTGTGAAGACGAAGCCAAATCTATCAGGGGTAACTATGCTTCTTTTCGTCTTTGTGGTATTTGGGAAATAG
- a CDS encoding uracil phosphoribosyltransferase, putative — translation MALHDNAGRNYNEQEEALLKEFPTFHLLPQTNQLHYLFTIIRQRETGRTDFVFYSERIIRLIVEAALNLIPTIPYDVITPTGSKYQGCMTDGQGIIGISILRAGEAMERVLRETCRGVRIGKILVQRDEKSLEKAPDERFNYSKIPSDVSGRHVLLLDPMIATGGSVIKATEILINEYNVPEENIIFLNLISCPEGLRRYLTAFPHVNVVSAALDPGLDSRKYIVPGLGDFGDRYFGTCE, via the coding sequence ATGGCTCTACACGACAACGCGGGAAGGAATTACAATGAACAGGAGGAAGCGCTCTTGAAGGAATTTCCGACTTTCCACCTGCTTCCTCAAACGAATCAACTTCATTATCTCTTCACCATAATACGACAGAGAGAAACGGGTCGCACcgactttgttttttacaGCGAGCGTATCATTCGCCTCATTGTGGAGGCGGCACTTAATCTCATTCCCACCATTCCATATGATGTCATCACACCCACAGGTTCTAAATATCAGGGTTGTATGACAGATGGACAAGGAATAATTGGCATCAGTATTTTACGTGCTGGCGAGGCTATGGAACGTGTGTTGCGGGAAACTTGCCGAGGTGTTCGTATTGGAAAAATCCTCGTTCAGCGTGATGAGAAGAGTTTGGAAAAGGCACCTGATGAGCGTTTTAATTACAGCAAGATTCCCAGTGATGTGAGCGGGCGCCatgtgctgctgttggatCCGATGATTGCCACCGGTGGTAGTGTTATTAAGGCAACGGAGATACTTATTAATGAATATAATGTACCAGAGGAgaatattattttcctcaacCTCATTTCCTGCCCTGAGGGCCTTCGTCGATATTTAACTGCATTCCCACATGTTAATGTCGTCTCCGCTGCGCTAGATCCTGGACTGGATTCAAGAAAATATATTGTTCCCGGTTTAGGGGATTTTGGCGACCGATACTTCGGCACATGCGAATGA
- a CDS encoding metallo-peptidase, Clan MA(E) Family M41: protein MFRIPRSAHLSFAAAALQTSKCFCATGSNSDGKADAPKEGEKATVAGGVSSKSRSNNNTSNTNTSDSNAAVGRAPGLSSEKRYPKGFEAFYSVSLLRRLPFSRPSSESVNRAYAMSSDERMLIAIISAKARKARRVRMLVIFSCLFGVTMAVRFYFLHSRAEGDISGYTTVEVDLAGHRAVFRGQKGEALGVRNFVDYRAFEASCDSNKDILVGIQTYYPWVPMLLLCLLPLLALTHSLFNTSARLASLTAEKSSYSFKRELSVATRLSDVAGLTEAKHEVVEVIDFLKNPSRYQALGAKLPKGVLLDGPPGVGKTLLAKAIAGEAMVPFLSCSGSEFEEVYVGVGAQRARELFKQAHECKPCVVFVDEIDAFGRKRKSDSGGSLRGTLNAFLSEMDGFKDSTGIMVLAATNRADILDNALTRSGRFDRKITLEKPSHKDRVAIAEVHLAPLKLEPSGTIRGFAETVAALTPGCSGADIFNICNEAAIQAAREGKEYVSTRHFHQAVDRVLVGLEKSAVKLSDAERERISFHEAGKVVLHWFQEKTDPVIKTTILPRGQHRSGVTQKLPQTAFISTQEQLMQGMVAQLGGYVAEEYFFKDVSTSAADDVQHATNRARQVVCTYGMDPENIGHFGYNLDQEDSIQKPFGPLKEDIVDEAVHKLITEALNRARSILKQYLREVRALAGLLARQETLTAHELWLLLGDRPVMTKEFRTYLES, encoded by the coding sequence ATGTTTAGGATACCCCGATCAGCCCACTTGTCATTTGCCGCGGCGGCCCTTCAAACATCCAAGTGTTTTTGTGCAACTGGCAGCAATAGTGACGGAAAGGCCGACGCACCGAAGGAGGGCGAGAAGGCAACAGTTGCAGGAGGTGTTTCCTCAAAGtccagaagcaacaacaataccaGCAATACCAACACCAGTGATAGCAATGCCGCTGTCGGGCGCGCGCCGGGGCTCTCATCTGAGAAACGCTACCCCAAAGGTTTTGAGGCATTTTACTCGGTGTCGTTACTGCGGAGGCTTCCATTTTCACGCCCTTCTTCGGAATCTGTGAATCGTGCCTACGCAATGTCTTCTGACGAGCGTATGCTCATAGCCATTATTTCAGCCAAGGCACGCAAGGCGAGACGTGTACGGATGTTGGTCATCttttcgtgtttgtttggAGTCACGATGGCGGTgcgcttttactttttgcatTCGCGCGCAGAAGGGGACATCAGTGGCTATACCACTGTGGAAGTGGATTTGGCGGGACACAGGGCGGTCTTCCGTGGGCAAAAGGGCGAGGCTCTTGGCGTACGGAACTTCGTAGATTACAGGGCTTTTGAAGCTTCATGTGATAGTAACAAGGATATACTCGTTGGAATCCAAACGTATTACCCATGGGTGCCTATGTTACTCCTTTGTCTCTTGCCCCTTTTGGCCCTAACGCATTCCTTATTTAACACATCGGCCAGGCTCGCATCCCTCACGGCAGAGAAGAGTAGTTATTCATTCAAGCGTGAACTTTCCGTCGCCACTCGGCTAAGTGATGTGGCGGGGTTAACTGAGGCAAAACACGAGGTGGTTGAAGTGATTGATTTCTTGAAGAACCCCAGCCGCTACCAGGCACTTGGGGCCAAACTTCCCAAAGGCGTTCTGCTTGACGGGCCACCTGGTGTGGGGAAAACACTTCTCGCGAAAGCCATTGCTGGTGAGGCCATGGTTCCTTTTCTCAGTTGTTCCGGAAGTGAGTTTGAGGAAGTGTACGTCGGCGTTGGAGCGCAGCGTGCTCGGGAACTCTTCAAACAAGCTCACGAGTGCAAGCCGTGCGTCGTTTTTGTGGATGAAATCGATGCCTtcgggaggaaaagaaaatccgACTCCGGAGGGAGCCTGCGAGGTACGCTGAATGCGTTTCTTTCTGAAATGGATGGTTTCAAGGATTCCACAGGAATAATGGTACTGGCAGCCACTAATCGAGCCGACATTCTCGACAACGCCCTCACGCGCTCCGGGCGTTTCGACCGGAAGATAACGCTGGAAAAACCTTCACATAAGGATAGGGTTGCCATCGCCGAGGTTCACTTGGCTCCACTTAAGCTTGAGCCGTCGGGAACTATTCGGGGCTTCGCAGAAACCGTCGCCGCGCTTACCCCTGGATGCAGTGGTGCGGATATATTTAACATTTGCAACGAGGCCGCTATCCAAGCCgcgagggagggaaaggaatacGTCTCAACACGCCATTTCCACCAAGCAGTGGACCGAGTGCTAGTTGGATTGGAGAAGAGTGCAGTGAAGCTGAGCGATGCGGAGCGGGAGCgcatttcatttcatgaAGCGGGTAAGGTCGTTCTTCATTGGTTTCAAGAGAAAACCGATCCCGTCATCAAAACCACTATCCTTCCTCGTGGGCAGCATCGCTCCGGCGTAACCCAAAAGTTGCCTCAAACCGCTTTTATTTCGACGCAGGAACAACTCATGCAAGGTATGGTGGCACAGTTGGGAGGCTACGTAGCGGAGGAGTACTTCTTTAAGGACGTCTCAACATCTGCTGCAGATGATGTGCAGCATGCTACAAACAGGGCGCGACAGGTGGTCTGCACATACGGGATGGATCCCGAGAATATTGGTCACTTTGGTTACAACTTAGACCAGGAAGACAGCATTCAGAAACCGTTTGGACCATTAAAGGAGGATATTGTGGATGAGGCCGTTCACAAGCTCATCACCGAGGCGCTCAACAGGGCGCGGTCCATATTAAAACAATATCTTAGGGAAGTGCGTGCACTGGCGGGCCTTTTGGCAAGACAAGAGACACTTACGGCGCACGAGCTTTGGCTTTTACTTGGCGACCGTCCTGTCATGACAAAAGAGTTCCGCACTTATCTGGAGAGCTAA
- a CDS encoding ESAG11-related protein, putative: MIPAGTGLIVFSLVAVCVYGEIRGDGRGKALTQSDADAICNVVRELRELRNNVTYNIKFAEKTVKDCEKIVAHSSARVEAKKMLVQILREVTPEEDENLTIIEKLLSDMGVLKNELRNVVTEMHLSLGYIRSSSWNLVNMSDSYAYWIKDMVESFSHAALSTGCCCLVVDGGATGDCIKDGKRGIVPKDCTVYPIAQSESVIADYNNPLANELTLTMGNAGNYRNHVGYGCYITTTNSSYIRGRKSLIYELSGGLFNTSENALISNFSSIGEEFQHLIGQLNANVGMISAGNTSITGQKATLDSLFLKLEEEVRSILKGRETTMELTEKLGTMKDIPWYDKESNVIDGVKTKPNLSGVTMLLFVFVVFGK, encoded by the coding sequence ATGATTCCAGCTGGAACAGGACTGATTGTGTTTAGTTTGGTGGCGGTGTGTGTTTATGGTGAGATAAGGGGTGATGGCAGGGGCAAGGCACTAACTCAAAGTGATGCAGATGCCATTTGCAATGTTGTTAGGGAGTTGAGGGAGCTGAGAAATAATGTAACATATAATATAAAATTCGCGGAGAAAACAGTGAAAGACTGTGAAAAAATTGTGGCTCACTCCAGTGCACGCGTCGAAGCGAAGAAAATGCTGGTACAGATTTTGAGAGAAGTAACTCCggaagaagatgaaaacCTAACGATTATAGAAAAGTTGTTGAGTGATATGGGAGTGCTGAAGAATGAATTAAGAAATGTAGTTACGGAAATGCACCTGTCGCTTGGATATATAAGGTCATCGTCTTGGAACCTTGTGAATATGTCTGACTCGTATGCATACTGGATAAAGGATATGGTAGAGAGTTTTTCCCACGCGGCACTTAGCACTGGGTGTTGTTGTCTTGTGGTGGATGGGGGAGCAACGGGAGATTGCATAAAGGACGGTAAACGTGGAATAGTTCCAAAAGATTGCACCGTTTATCCAATAGCACAGAGTGAAAGTGTTATCGCCGATTACAACAATCCACTCGCTAACGAACTCACTTTAACGATGGGAAATGCAGGAAACTACAGAAACCACGTGGGTTATGGTTGCTACATCACAACAACTAATAGTTCATACAtcagaggaagaaaatcaCTCATTTATGAGCTTTCAGGCGGACTCTTTAATACAAGCGAAAACGCACTAATTTCTAACTTTTCTTCCATTGGAGAAGAATTTCAGCACCTAATTGGTCAACTGAACGCCAACGTTGGAATGATTTCTGCAGGAAATACCTCTATAACAGGCCAAAAGGCCACACTTGATAGTTTGTTTCTGAAGCTTGAAGAGGAAGTCAGAAGTATTCtgaaagggagagaaacaACAATGGAACTTACGGAAAAATTAGGAACTATGAAAGACATTCCCTGGTATGATAAGGAGAGTAATGTGATTGATGGTGTGAAGACGAAGCCAAATCTATCAGGGGTAACTATGCTTCTTTTCGTCTTTGTGGTATTTGGGAAATAG